A DNA window from Vespula vulgaris chromosome 18, iyVesVulg1.1, whole genome shotgun sequence contains the following coding sequences:
- the LOC127070352 gene encoding uncharacterized protein LOC127070352: protein MQKSYSTTTVEKEQGAKKGSTDLKDTHSNVKSDKKNPLSQFYYNGVESAFGSHCPPKNCKQRLRTSIVEGITKGKKIDEKEDRNRSAKYREPAAKKFLWSGNFHPLRNLGARTSLTVEPDKITITPSKYSPCASRLAASSKILSNDLGANSDSPLHVARSRSPSRVDVQTTDNNTSKNVERTSMQASLSLNIQQFIKTRCAPRSKSVDDSCVTSLTSEATTLSYSPTSTEVLSLGEVGQQTSSAEGSASYSEVKEKLVTECSDKVQRASLETKC, encoded by the exons ATGCAGAAAAGTTATTCTACCACTACAGTGGAAAAGGAACAAG GTGCTAAAAAAGGCAGTACCGATTTAAAGGATACTCATAGTAATGTCAAATCGGACAAAAAGAATCCCTTGTCGCAATTTTATTACAACGGCGTAGAATCTGCATTTGGTTCGCACTGTCCACCTAAGAATTGTAAACAACGCTTACGTACTTCGATCGTGGAGGGTATTACGAAGGGGAAGAAGATCGACGAAAAGGAAGATCGCAATCGCAGCGCAAAGTATCGCGAGCCTGCTGCGAAAAAGTTTTTGTGGAGTGGAAATTTTCATCCCTTAAGAAATCTTGGCGCTAGAACGTCGCTGACTGTAGAACCCGATAAGATCACCATAACCCCGTCGAAATATTCGCCATGCGCTAGTAGGCTCGCAGCCAGTTCGAAAATATTGTCAAACGATTTAGGTGCGAATTCCGACAGTCCCTTGCACGTTGCAAGATCAAGAAGCCCGTCAAGGGTCGACGTACAAACAACGGATAATAATACGTCGAAGAACGTTGAAAGAACGTCGATGCAGGCCAGTTTGTCATTGAACATACAACAATTTATAAAGACTCGATGTGCACCACGTAGTAAAAGTGTGGACGACAGCTGTGTAACCTCACTGACTAGCGAAGCTACGACGCTTAGCTATTCACCCACTAGCACGGAGGTATTGTCTTTAGGAGAGGTCGGTCAGCAAACGTCGTCAGCCGAAGGCTCTGCTAGTTATTcagaagtgaaagagaaactgGTCACAGAGTGCTCTGATAAAGTTCAAAGAGCGTCATTAGAGACTAAGTGTTAA
- the LOC127070350 gene encoding alpha/beta hydrolase domain-containing protein 17B, whose amino-acid sequence MNNFNFSELCCLFCCPPCPSRIAAKLAFLPPEPTYTFIEDEGSSKFTISLSERAEWQYNERELESVEGFYARTSRGNRIACVFVRCSATARFTLLFSHGNAVDLGQMSSVYLGLGSRINCNIFSYDYSGYGLSNGKPSEKNLYADIDAAWHALRTRYGISPENIILYGQSIGTVPTVDLATRYEVGAVVLHSPLMSGMRVAFRSTKRTWFFDAFANIDKVPKVTSPVLVIHGTSDDVIDFSHGQAIYERCPRAVEPLWIDGAGHNDVELYNQYYERLKQFVSIELVN is encoded by the exons ATGAACAACTTCAACTTCAGTGAATTGTGTTGCCTGTTTTGCTGTCCGCCCTGCCCATCGAGAATCGCCGCGAAGCTAGCGTTCCTACCGCCAGAACCAACGTACACGTTTATCGAGGACGAAGGCTCCTCGAAGTTTACGATCTCTCTGTCGGAACGCGCTGAGTGGCAGTACAACGAGAGAGAACTGGAATCGGTCGAAGGTTTTTACGCGAGGACGTCTAGGGGCAACCGTATAGCATGCGTTTTCGTACGTTGTTCGGCAACGGCACGTTTCACCTTACTATTCTCTCACGGGAACGCCGTCGATCTTGGCCAGATGTCTAGCGTCTATCTCGGACTTGGCTCCAGgataaattgtaatatattcagTTACGATTATTCGGGATACGGATTGTCGAATGGCAAGCCTTCCGAGAAGAACCTCTACGCCGACATAGACGCTGCGTGGCACGCTCTAAGGACGCGATACGGTATCAGCCCGGAAAATATAATCCTCTATGGTCAAAGTATCGGAACCGTGCCCACCGTCGATCTTGCAACAAGATACGAGGTTGGCGCGGTCGTTCTGCATTCGCCGCTCATGTCCGGCATGCGTGTTGCATTTCGAAGCACTAAGAGAACTTGGTTCTTCGACGCCTTTGCCAA TATAGATAAGGTACCCAAAGTAACATCTCCTGTTTTGGTTATTCATGGTACGTCGGACGACGTTATAGATTTCAGTCATGGACAGGCTATTTACGAAAGGTGTCCGAGAGCAGTGGAACCGTTATGGATCGAT GGGGCTGGTCATAATGACGTAGAACTGTACAATCAATATTACGAACGGCTGAAGCAATTTGTAAGCATAGAATTGGTAAACTGA